The sequence gctaaagcaagctacgctaaacTAACCtccggctagctaaccaacaatACCCAGCAAACAGGCAGATATGCTCACAAACGCACAGCTTTCATATGAAGACAACTcagcagagcaggagaggagagcttcagcgttatttcacggtcctaacgtTTATTAACCCCCTTAATCCCCAATTTTAATTTTAAGCTAGCGTATAAACCATATGCACTTTTGTAGatgcagttctgttacagttcacttgttgtggaactactttttggtagAAGGTACCgtccgtattaaagcatatttatcaTACATTTTCTGAGGGTCTTTAATTCTTTTCttgattcattttgtaaaaaaaacacttgttgtATATTAGCAACAGAACCCGAGGTTGTGTGTTAACGTGAATAACACTcccacactccctctcgtgttctattgcttaacaATATTTCTGTAATgctacaggctaaccttcctgcaaTCATTCCCTGCTAGCTGGATGGCTAAGCACTAGCTAAATTAACTGTCTACTGTAAATGATTGTGTTCAtgaaaacacacactaactgtgGTGTATCTGTAGTGGCTGCTTTGACCTTGTCAACTAAGGGCACAACTAAAAGCCTGTTAGCATGCTAGCTTGTTAGCTTTGTTGTTTAGTGATACATTAAGgtacaaacataaaaaactagACAGTTGTTTATATTGTAAgcagtatatacacacataccacAAGTGGCTTAGTACAAGAGAAGCTGTCCTAAATttattaacttatatatatatatatatatatatatatatatatatatatatatgtatatatatatatatatatatatatatatatatatatatatacatatatatatataaattaaagttttattatttatttttattgtttatattgttacATGGTCAGTGTACACTGATATGCTCGAAGTCCAGGGATAACAGTATGTACAGTAAGTCGATTATGAAGAGTTACCACAGGGAACGGCTTGGGAACAGCCGCACCTATATTatcttatttttcagactataaattACACCTGATTATAAGAcgaactatcaatgaacgtctattttctggtctattttcatacataagttaTAATAAGCAATACATTAAAGTGAGCacaggtgtcaccatgtttcctttctaatggggaagctgggggaagcgcctaagtaaacaaggaaaaagcgccatctacccacccagagagagcaaggccaattgtgctctctcagggctccggtggctgatggcaagctgcatgactgggattcagaaccaacaatctcctattcatagtggcagtgcttttagactactggaccactcagtgcctgGAATTAATCTGATTTAACCAGCAAACTGAACAAACCATAATGTACTTAATGATCCAGCTTTGCTGTTGTGCGTGTTGGAGATGTTGTGGTTTCTGAAGAGGAAGCTTTCTTAGGAGTGAAGGAAATCCTCTCCTGCTGGGCAGAGCGTTCACTACAACACTTCAGCATGTTCTTCAAATTCTGTCTGAACTCTGATGAGATCAAATAATACACAAACGGGTCCAGACAGCTGTTTAGGCTGCCCAGACACAGCGCAACAATGTAGAAGCTGTAGGCTTCATTCTGAATCTCTGCACCCAGGAGAGAGTAGTGAACCATCAGCAGGACGTTACTGGGAGTGAAACACACCAGAAACATCACCAGCACAATGACCATAAGGATAATCgccttcttctttttattattgctGCTGGAAGCAGTTCTGGACCTCCTGAGAGAGCGAAACGTCAGCAGATATGctactacacacaccacacagggAACTACATATCCCACAGTGCCCATGCTTAAGAAATATCCAACAGGAATATAATTTTGACTGAGGCGTATTGTGTCATGGCAGGTGGTGATGTTGAGGTTGGCGACTTTGACAGTCTGGTCATACAGGTAGAGTGGGGTGGTGAGGAGCCAGAccacaatccacacacacacagatacacacactgctACCTGATTGGTCAGTTTGTGAGAGTGTGGGTGTGTAACTGCCCAGTAGCGCTGAACGCTGATGATGGCTATGAAGATAGTGGAGCAGTACATGTTCCCATAGAAAAAGCCCACTAGAACTTTACACAGTGGTTCCCCAAAGATCCAGTTGTTGTTGTTGAAGTGGTAGTGGATCTTCAGTGGGAGCCAGACGATGAAGAGCAGGTCAGCCAGTGCGAGGTTGGTCATCAGGATGGACGCTGGATGCTTCTTCTTTGTTCTGAAGAGGAACACCCAGACGGCCATGCTGTTGGTGAATAACCCCAAAATGAAGACGATGATGTAGATGACAGGGAGGAAGACTTTGGTAAGGCTGCTGGTCAGAACTTCTGCAGCAGTATCAGTTGTGAACACACCCAGCTTAGTCTCATTCACTACATAAAATCCACCTACGAAAAGCTTAAGACTCCAGTTTCCTGTAATGAGAGAACAGAGGGTTAGGTCTCAGTGGAAAATGATGTTTTCTATGACAACAGCATAAGACATCTTACAtctgcaaacagtctatttacATGGCTTCCACCTTTGTCGTTTCAATAACAACGGCACTTGTGAACATCTACAAAAATCTACGGTAATGAGGCcatggtggtctcgaaatgagtTGTTTTCAGGTAAGTTTCTggcatattgttatcttggcaagatagcaattaacatctgacggttgactgcagtcagtggagcacctgtgcttCCATTGCTAATATAACaataagccagaaatttacctgatttACTGTATTCGCAagtgctgttgctatttaaatgacacaagtgaaaggcatgaaaataaactgttgatgctGTATAAGTAAGTAAttacaatagaaaacacaggtgtgccactgactgatttaaaccctgacaacagacaGCCGTCAGACGTTAGTTGCTATGTTGGCAACGCAGGTGTACACACAAGGTGTAaacacaaggacacacagcagtgcacaaacccaacttttacatacaaaacaaaacaatgtatACAGTCCACAAATACTGTACAATGGGTAACTTAaagattaataatatatttatattgctgTGTAGTGATAATTGGACGTAATGCTACATGAGGtgaccagaaaaaaacaacagtttaatGCAAGGTGACAATGTCAAATTAACAAGCTGATTTATTTGCAAAGTGCAAATTGACTATAGTATATAGCTGTTAATATTGATCAGGTCACCATAAAATCATATTATCATAATATTTGCCCCTTCCTGAGAGATTTGGCAGAAGCCACCACTGAGCGACacagtgattggtttattgcatgttacacccaaaacacacccatgattaattaagagagaattagtacatgctttttgcaaaTTTTGAAcaacacaaggtgtacttttcccgtcgttatgatagcaaagacacactgagacTGTGCCCTAAAGCAAGCTGTGCTCACcaaaagattgctaaaatagtgcCCAAAAAAGAAAATGACAATCAGATAcagtattattgatttattattgttACTGATTAAACTCAATCTCTTTTTCCAATCCATGAAAAGTGCAGCCCTGCCCACAGAGGGAGTAGATTTACTTCATATTCCACATCAGCTAAAACTACGATCTAGCCACAGATAGTGTATGTGAGATAAATGAGACAATAAACTGGGAACCGTTGAAACCACTTATGAGCGGAAAATGTAATGCAAgtaaataaactcatttttttttcttcagtaattTCTTACAGTGGACAATTTTGAGGGGAAGTAAAGAGGACACTGTATGTGTGTAATTGCTTTACATTACTATGATAGAGGATGTGGATGCGGTTTAGGATGCTCCCCCTCCTTTTTAACTTTTTCTCAGAACATTTAGAGGCTGGTTTATTAACATAGTGTCTGTGGTTTTTACCAATGTGGTCTGAAGATTGAGATTTTCTGCTGATGTTATTGGTCAGCAGCTTCAGTCCCTGATGGCTTTATTGGAGTAAgaagtaaatatacagtatatagtctatattgaaaatgtgtttctaGACTTTGATACTTAATACTGtcttaattaaaatgatatattgaCTTTTATTCAACAGGTTAAAGTATTTAGGTTGATTTAAAGAACAGAGCATCACcagcaaacaaaaacaagaaatgaaaagaaacagAAGCTTACCGTCAGAGCCGTTTGTGAAGAATGAATCCATCAGATCCCAATATGGTATTAATTCAGAGATATTAGGTATCTCCCTCGTTTCTTCTCTGATTGTGAGGAGATTGTGCATTTTCTTCATCTGCAGTGTGATTAAACCACCCTCTTGTTTTCCAGTAACAGCAGGTTAGCAGGGCTGTGGGTTTGATGTTAATTTTATCTAAGTAAGAGTGGGAGGAAATGGAGGGAGTAGGCTTTCACCCAAATGAACCGTAATGGAGCTAGAGTCTTATTACTGTATAGCAAGGCTTCATTTGTGCTGGAACCTCTTAGATTTGAATTTTTAACCCACAGCCTGATAAAATATGAAAAGCAAATGCAATTCAGGCACAATGGACCACTCATAATATGCTCATCCATAAAGGGTCAGAGtcataaaacaaatttaaacaagTAACTCTTCACAcccaatatacaggggttggacaatgaaactgaaacagctggttttagaccacaataatttattgtctcgttggacagttctggtggaaacagtagagtttaggtgcacattgaattctgccgtgatttgggcagccgtggctttgttttttggatacaatccgggttaacacccgaacatccctttcagacagcttcctcttgcgtccacagttaatcctgttggatgtggttggtccttcttggtggtatgctgacattaccctggataccgtggctcttgatacatcacaggTGCGTCAGCAATAcgagcaccaacaatttgtcgaCTTTTGAACTCTAATTGAacttgctaattgaaccttcacattctgctcGTACtagtgtaatgtgcaattaatgaagattggccaccatgctgcttcaatttagccatgaaacctcccacactaaaatgacaggtgtttcagtttcattgtccaacccctgtatgtttaaaCGTCTAtaaatttaattgcatttttttttgcacgAGAAGGTAGAGTAAACACAAGTATGCTAACAAAACAAAGACTTGTACAGACATGGTTTATTGGGATGTTTGTGAATTTTAAAGGAGTGCACTATGTAGGGAACATGCATCATTCGAGACTGAGCCAACAGTCCAAACAAACTGGCAAACATAGCAAGCTAGCAAACAAAGCTAACACTCTCTAAACATTGACATCACTAAACTTCTGcattcttttttctttgtgatgcttttccaggcagtGTGTTATGGTTCACTTTGCTGAATGATAAAGGATCTTTCTTTAAACtgacagacaaaatgtttctgtagatgtCTGAGTTCATTAGATATCAATGAAGATTAACAAGTCCATCTCAGAAGAAACCATGCAAGCTCATGCCATGGCACTACCTTCACCGTGTTTCAAATATATGCTGGCATAGTTTATCCAAACTTTAGCCTCCccatcacattggtaaaggttaATATTTATCTCATTAGTTTTTGCCTGGCTTTCCTATTCCCCTTTTCCTACTCATAGTGTTTTTTcatgttcatgaagtcttctgcaaacagtagattgtgataccttcacatCTGTCTTCTGGCAGTTGTTGCTAATGtcactaaaaaaaatgtataattctttACAAAACGCACAGTGTTTCTGcataaactgctgtttttttctggtctaCCTGTTTGACATCAGTTACTTAGTACATCAGTTACTTAGTACATcagttacttagtacaccagtgacgactttcttcatCAGTACATTTCAAATGGCTGTactggctatggccaatatttgtgcagtggctctgattgattttcggAGCTGGCCctgagaatatgttttatactttttatactatTCCTCAAAGTAGCCACATTTATATTGAGGAGAGATCTGCATGTTCTTGGTattcaagaggtagagtcacctggatttttttttcagtttcttgaaggagttcctggaggggctgaacaatagttgctgcttttccttcatgctgtgaagcttcagctcctCCCACATTAcctcaaatcacccatctcagttgatcaggtttaagtcagggaattgtggaggccaaacaccttttttatatgtgtcccttatttgTCCCTTAacactttttactggtactgtacatggACCCCCTCTTCTTTATTTCTAGAACACTTGTTGTGATATTAAATAGTTTTGACACATGCATACTTGTAACATCCAATATTACAATGGCTGTCGCCTAGGTTTTTACTGTATGAATGTATGCATGTAGTAGCGTGCAATGCAGCATGCAATAGGACatcatattgtatattatatattaccatCAAGGCATTGATACAAAGATTAATTATAGATTAAAGTAATATAGATGCTCCTCTGGGTTTTTGAGATTGGTGTTGGCTAAGCAGGTCAAGTTAGTAAAAACTAGACCGTTGTTTATTTTATAACCAAAAAATATGGATATATAAGTGCTATGTTATAGAGTCCATACCttaaaactagtggtgtcaatagaTTAAaccatttaatcagattaatcccaacaatattatgtgattaactgtgatcaaCTGCATTTTTTCTAAACTGCGTTCTTCTTCCGAcacgtttttatagtggataataaaatgtaaataaagaataaatataagaaatgtaaatatattagtggtgcaaattaaaatactagtatatacatcTAAGTTTGATGGGAGATAAAGCCATCCAAAGTTTGCATGACAAATTGAATACAGGATcacttacttttactttattacaaacatctcagcttggttgtagggatttctaaattagaacttaatttgctgagtattaaAGGACATTTTTTGCAGTTGGTtcctatggtccagatcagttgataagtttgtttacttggaacatttctcccctgtttggtttgatttcacgCTTTGATTTCACGCTTTCACAccaacctaaacgcaccaaaaatgCGCACCAATGCAAGCACATTGTTGAGAAGATTCAGTGTTCCAGCATGAATATCTGTGCAAGGTGAAGCTGCTTTGACACAGAAAGCTGAACATTTCCAGCTGTGTTTTCAATGGTCACTCAGCTGCGAGCATTGAACCCTGCACATactgcgtgtgtaaacagcacggaGCAGCAGCAAAAACATTGTTTGTTCATAgcgctaatatatcagatttaacTGCACCataacagcagtttagctcaattaaaaatgaGTATAGCTGGGATGTCTCCTCTGTCACTGTGTTGTCTGTGTTGGAGCTTTTTGATCAGATGGATCGGAAAATCTGCTTGTTTGGTGTGGCAGATTACGGCGGAggttggggtcaaaatttttggtgcAATTAATtgcgtttaaaaaataaaactgagtAACTGATTACAAATTTGGTTTGCTAATTTAGTCTTCTACTCATGGTCTACTTAGAAGAGCGTCAACTTGATGATCTTGCTTAGACGTTGTTGTGCTCGTTGAAGGTGTTGTGGTTTCTAAAGAAGAAGAAGCTTTCCCAGGAGTAAGGGAAACCCTCACCTGCTGGGCAGAGCGTTCACTACAACACTTCAGCATGTTCTTCATATTATTTCTGAAGTCTGATGAGATAAAATAATACATGAACGGGTCCAGACAGCTGTTCAGGCTGCTCAGACACTGTGCAACCACATAGACGTAGTAGCTATTATAGTAAAACCCTGCCAACACCGAAGAATATTGAACGATCTGCGTGACGTTACTGGGAGTGAAACACACCAGGAACATCACCAGCACAATGACCATGAGGGTAAtcgccttcttcttcttcttactgcTGCAAGAATGTGCTACAGACCTCCTGAGAGCACGACAAGTCAGCAGATATGttacaacacacaccacacagggAACTACATATCCCACAATGCCCATGGTTAAGAGATAACTAGCAAGGAGATGTATTTCGTGGATCCAAATGATGTCATGGCAGGTGGTGATGTTGAGCTTGATTATTTGAATAGTCTGATCATACAGGTAGAGTGGGATGGTAAGTAGCCAGAccacaatccacacacacacacatacacacactgctacCTGATTGGTCAGTTTGTGAGAGTGTGGACGTGTGACTGCCCAGTAGCGCTGAACACTGATGAAGGCTATGAAGATAGTTGAGCAGTACATGTTCCCATAGAAAAAGCCCACTAGAACCTTACACAGCAGCTCCCCGAATATCCAGTTGTTGTTGTTGAAGTGATAGTGGATCTTCAGCGGGAGCATGATGATGAAGAGCAGGTCAGCCAGCGCGAGGTTAGCCAGTAAGATGGACGCtggattctttttcttcttcattctGAAGAGGAACACCCAGATGGCCATGGCGTTGGTGGGTAACCCCACaatgaagatgatgatgtagatCGCAGGGAGGAAGACTGTGGTGAGATTGCATGTCAGAAAATCTGCTACCATACTAGACGAATCCACTTCAATCTCTTTTTTCATTTCCGTGGAGTTAAATAAAGtgatgtttcctgtagtgaaagAGAAGATAAAatacaattctgttttttttcacaaactaaaAGAAAAGGATTGTTACaggaataaaaagaaaatcttacacactgccaacagtctattttctcacCTTTTACCtttatcgtttaaatagcaacagcgctatatatctacgctgatgatGGTGTAGAGGTCTCAAAATGAATTagatacatttctggtgtattgctatcttggcaatgttaaacacaggtgcaccactgactgaatacaacctacgCAGATGTCAACAGTAAGAGGTTCATCACTATCTTGCAGTGAATTGTCAACCCAGGTGCATCCCCAACACATGTGCACCCCCGCTTGTTAGGCACACATCAACATGCAGTAGTGCACAAACCCACAGTTCATGCCTGTTAGCATTGAAGTGTGAAGTGTGAACAGTGAGCacatcagtttcctctgctgagaagttttggacacatccaggtataGCTGTGCCCCGGAAATAGTAATACGCCAAAGTcaaagcgcacctggctcttaatgggAATGGCAGGAGGCACGCTTATGAGGCACTCAGCTGTGATGAATTAATAGAAATAATACTGTATATGCCTCTTGCGCATTTTGAGcaatgcaaggcatacttttcccactgttacgatagcaaagtctTCTAGCAAGGACTTATCCTCTGCCCTAAATGAAGCTACATAGTGCACAGTTTAAGGCTCGCCTATACATTGCTAAACTAGGGTCCTATGTGAGTGTAATCGCTAATTAGGACTAAGTAGATAATGTGTATGCAGTTAAGTAACCCATAAGGACAGGCTTTTTCCTTGGTCAGTAGTCCCAGACCTTAATGGAGCCTTCAGTAAGGTATAAAATAAATGCAGTTTAAACCCTATAATCTGTActgaaaatgtgtttgaaaaCATTGATCTGTATGTCTCATTCAAAGTGCTGTATTAACATTCTTTAAGAGGTTAAGGTGATATAAAGAACATTCTCACCAAAAAGAAACACAAGCTTACCTTTAGACATGTTTGTGAAGTTTGTGAAGAATAAATCCATTTCAACAATTCAGAGGTCTATCAGAGATAGTGATGGATAAAAGTGACATGTGTCAAGCACCTTCCTTCTTCTCGGACTGTCAGGAGATGTGTACGTTCTTCATCAGCAGTATGAATGACACACCCAGCTTTTGCTAGTAACAGCAGATAAGTAGGTCTGTGGGTTTGTGGTTTATCTAAGCTAAGTAGGAGAGCACAGAATCGGGACCGATCTTCCAGTTAAATGGTTCGTAATGGAGAGTGGTGGTGATACTCTAAAGCATGGCTTCATTTGTTCTGGATCCTTGCAGATAATCCTTCACTGCTTATACCACAGACTGTTCATAATATATGAATAGGCCACACATAATGTAATCATTGATTAGGTCCAGATCATAAAACACTGCAGTAGCATTaataacagacatcccaagttgcaaaagttgatttcagggtgctcacacaccaaaggataacgaatctttgcttttatattaattatttttacttttttaaattaaatttagagtatttataggtgaaatgagttttatcttttttctttctggaaggccctgcctctgctttcattttttattttttattttttgaaaaaatattcttgacaaaaattgacagttacaatatcacaaaaaattgcacaacatcaaaaacatttcatatcatattacaataattattaatattgcctccgccatgatctgctttccctcactcactgaacaaatcccatccgggagggggtaaaaacactgcccgcccacactaaaaactgattggctgtctcacagactctttgcagagaacaggccaatcagaaccctctctgttttctctcttcttcccacacgcgattagagggAAAAAGGCTGTGGCCTGTGTGcacgtttgtgtgcagtgcactcttggggcgctcgttctgaattccgggagattatatgtgactcgcgggcatcagggagccgctaccgaaatgcgggagactcccgcagcttcagggagacttggtttgtctgtaataagctcatatgaaaaaaaaaaaacgtattagttttaattttaattttaattatttcgtCCTAAATATATAAAGGTTTAATTTTATTATGTATACACCATGTAGTATTCCAGCAGTTTTAGTGACTTTCCAAAtccgtttatatatatatactcaggtCGAGGGGTCAATCAGAAGTGATTTTCTCCTGCTGGTTCATCCAATTCTGTGTAGATGCTGCCATTCATATGCAAATTAGACACGTGAGTGAGCAAAGTTCCGAGTCCATGAAGAGACGCTAACTGCTGGCAATTAGTCAAGTTTGCAAGGGTTCACAAGgcagaaaatcttttttttccttcagtgcATGCATACAGTATTATTGGGCAATGTTTATGTAGGTAGCACAGAGGACTGAAATTCTTAGAACAGACAGTACAGAttctaacaaaaacaaaatatatgttaccaaaaaaaaaaatacaactgcaAACAATATTAACATGGTGTTAAATCATGATTAGATATGCCTGGCCTGAACTTCTGGGGCTATAGCCCCAAAACAAGCCCTGAACCCTGAACCCCACGTCAAGCCATGAATGCACTTCACACATCAGCGTTTACAGGCCAGTCCCAAATCACTCCCTGCTCTCTCCTATGAGTCTCCTCTCTCAGAACTATACAGCGTGATTTTAAACAGACACGCTTTTGGGACACAGCCCATTTCTTTTAATTACAACCCCCTTCTAGAAAAGCTagcacagcattagcattatccactaagcattagctcttttgctgttcagaagtgaaTATTATTggattgtagcctgctgctaaccccggctagcattgctggagcagcattagctttacccgctaactagtgatgggacgatacgcTTTTTTTCAGCTCCGAGCCGATATCGATACAAAACTGATAaaattgccgataccgatacaaataccgatacttttagtttattaatagtactatgat comes from Astyanax mexicanus isolate ESR-SI-001 chromosome 17, AstMex3_surface, whole genome shotgun sequence and encodes:
- the LOC103034357 gene encoding proteinase-activated receptor 2-like, which produces MKKMHNLLTIREETREIPNISELIPYWDLMDSFFTNGSDGNWSLKLFVGGFYVVNETKLGVFTTDTAAEVLTSSLTKVFLPVIYIIVFILGLFTNSMAVWVFLFRTKKKHPASILMTNLALADLLFIVWLPLKIHYHFNNNNWIFGEPLCKVLVGFFYGNMYCSTIFIAIISVQRYWAVTHPHSHKLTNQVAVCVSVCVWIVVWLLTTPLYLYDQTVKVANLNITTCHDTIRLSQNYIPVGYFLSMGTVGYVVPCVVCVVAYLLTFRSLRRSRTASSSNNKKKKAIILMVIVLVMFLVCFTPSNVLLMVHYSLLGAEIQNEAYSFYIVALCLGSLNSCLDPFVYYLISSEFRQNLKNMLKCCSERSAQQERISFTPKKASSSETTTSPTRTTAKLDH
- the LOC111188478 gene encoding proteinase-activated receptor 2-like, with amino-acid sequence MVADFLTCNLTTVFLPAIYIIIFIVGLPTNAMAIWVFLFRMKKKKNPASILLANLALADLLFIIMLPLKIHYHFNNNNWIFGELLCKVLVGFFYGNMYCSTIFIAFISVQRYWAVTRPHSHKLTNQVAVCVCVCVWIVVWLLTIPLYLYDQTIQIIKLNITTCHDIIWIHEIHLLASYLLTMGIVGYVVPCVVCVVTYLLTCRALRRSVAHSCSSKKKKKAITLMVIVLVMFLVCFTPSNVTQIVQYSSVLAGFYYNSYYVYVVAQCLSSLNSCLDPFMYYFISSDFRNNMKNMLKCCSERSAQQVRVSLTPGKASSSLETTTPSTSTTTSKQDHQVDALLSRP